One window from the genome of Cricetulus griseus strain 17A/GY chromosome 2, alternate assembly CriGri-PICRH-1.0, whole genome shotgun sequence encodes:
- the Olig3 gene encoding oligodendrocyte transcription factor 3, which produces MNSDSSSVSSRASSPDMDEMYLRDHHHRHHHHHQESRLNSVSSTQGDMVQKMPGESLSRAGAKAAGESSKYKIKKQLSEQDLQQLRLKINGRERKRMHDLNLAMDGLREVMPYAHGPSVRKLSKIATLLLARNYILMLTSSLEEMKRLVGEIYGGHHSAFHCGTVGHSAGHPAHAANAVHPVHPILGGALSSGNATSPLSAASLPAIGTIRPPHSLLKAPSTPPALQLGSGFQHWAGLPCPCTICQMPPPPHLSALSTANMARLSTESKDLLK; this is translated from the coding sequence ATGAATTCTGATTCGAGCTCTGTCTCCAGCAGAGCGTCATCTCCCGACATGGATGAGATGTACCTAAGagaccaccaccaccgccaccatcaccaccaccaggaGAGCCGTCTCAACTCGGTCTCATCCACACAGGGCGATATGGTGCAGAAGATGCCTGGGGAAAGCCTCTCGCGAGCTGGCGCCAAGGCCGCCGGAGAAAGCAGCAAGTACAAAATCAAGAAGCAGCTGTCGGAGCAGGATCTTCAGCAGTTGCGGCTGAAGATCAACGGACGCGAGCGCAAGAGGATGCACGACCTGAACCTCGCCATGGACGGTCTGCGCGAGGTCATGCCCTATGCGCACGGGCCCTCGGTGCGCAAGCTCTCCAAGATCGCCACTCTGCTGCTAGCTAGAAACTACATCCTCATGCTCACCAGCTCGCTGGAGGAGATGAAGAGGTTGGTTGGCGAGATCTACGGGGGTCACCACTCGGCCTTCCACTGTGGGACTGTGGGGCACTCAGCGGGCCACCCGGCACACGCAGCGAACGCCGTGCACCCGGTGCACCCCATCCTGGGCGGCGCGCTCTCGTCTGGCAATGCCACATCCCCGCTGTCCGCTGCCTCCCTGCCGGCCATCGGTACCATCCGACCTCCCCACTCGCTGCTCAAGGCGCCCTCCACGCCGCCCGCGCTGCAGCTGGGCAGTGGCTTTCAGCACTGGGCGGGGCTGCCCTGCCCTTGCACCATCTGCCAAATGCCACCGCCGCCGCACCTGTCCGCCCTCTCCACTGCCAACATGGCCCGGCTGTCCACTGAGTCCAAGGACTTGCTCAAGTGA